The following proteins come from a genomic window of Lolium rigidum isolate FL_2022 chromosome 5, APGP_CSIRO_Lrig_0.1, whole genome shotgun sequence:
- the LOC124654459 gene encoding F-box protein At3g12350-like: MATSLAAAETALGDLPEDALLAILAFLAPPDAAAAACACRALAGAASSPELPLALALRLGLPPPRRSPEACPASARRLFRSLHRLRRLLGLWRRLPSAHSASPSLAAFEWAPRATLAASLLAPSAHGLAVSKSPFVTVSIAESGDTVATLGEVPVCVNFVGDNHIVVEAASGDDEGEEMQGGSPPEEMYMHFANRRSPGAGRRRREKLGRRKGGRMEPQHFVRIPDAEPTKARPLQGLWKGICENRTLEFYLVTYDDIGGVTCRRVSETKGHNSGYSPLFWTTDATFLEPPFSEQELNRYSCCEHIQVVTSGHTEMQSKGVSRIMCINSSYDLVDPHPSAPLDDMRNLEGRIWLYEDGTFGFGFAGSNSIIDLRHVSLDGCIVDTS, encoded by the exons ATGGCGACCTCACTGGCGGCGGCAGAGACGGCGCTGGGAGACCTGCCGGAGGACGCGCTGCTGGCGATCCTGGCCTTCCTCGCGCCGCccgacgccgccgcggccgcgtgCGCCTGCCGCGCCCTCGCCGGCGCCGCGTCCTCCCCGGAGCTCCCgctcgcgctcgcgctccgcctcggcctcccgcCCCCGCGGCGCTCCCCCGAGGCCTGCCCGGcctccgcgcgccgcctcttccgcTCCCTGCAccgcctgcgccgcctcctcggcctctggcgccgcctccccTCCGCCCACTCCGCCTCGCCCTCCCTCGCCGCCTTCGAGTGGGCCCCGCGCGCCACTctcgccgcctccctcctcgCCCCCTCCGCTCACGGTCTCGCCGTCTCCAAGTCCCCTTTCGTCACCGTCTCCATCGCGGAGTCCGGTGACACGGTGGCCACGCTTGGAGAGGTGCCCGTCTGCGTCAATTTCGTCGGGGACAACCACATTGTGGTGGAGGCGGCGTCGGGGGATGATGAGGGGGAGGAGATGCAAGGGGGGTCGCCGCCGGAGGAGATGTATATGCATTTCGCCAACCGTAGGAGCCCCggggcggggaggaggaggagggagaagctGGGGAGGAGGAAAGGGGGCCGGATGGAGCCTCAACACTTTGTCAGGATCCCAGATGCCGAGCCGACCAAAGCGCGGCCGCTGCAGGGCCTGTGGAAG GGTATATGCGAGAATAGGACTCTGGAATTTTACCTTGTCACCTATGATGATATTGGTGGAGTGACTTGTCGGCGAGTTAGTGAGACTAAGGGCCATAATTCAGGCTACTCCCCTCTCTTTTGGACTACGGATGCTACATTTCTTGAACCACCATTCTCAGAACAGGAGCTGAACCGTTACAGTTGCTGTGAACATATCCAAGTTGTGACTTCTGGGCATACAGAGATGCAAAGCAAGGGCGTCTCTCGGATAATGTGCATCAATTCCAGTTATGATCTTGTTGATCCGCATCCATCGGCTCCATTAGATGATATGAGGAATTTAGAGGGGAGGATCTGGTTATATGAGGATGGAACCTTTGGGTTTGGATTCGCTGGAAGTAATTCAATTATAGATCTGAGGCATGTCTCCTTGGATGGTTGTATTGTTGATACTTCATAG